Genomic segment of Mycolicibacterium psychrotolerans:
GCCGGGGCCAGTTTCCAGACGGCCATCAGGATCGGGAAGTTCCACGGGATGATCTGACCGACCACGCCCAGCGGTTCGTGGAAGTGGTAGGCGACGGTGTCGACGTCGACCTCGGACAGCGATCCCTCTTGTGCACGAATGCATCCGGCGAAGTAGCGGAAGTGATCCACGGCCAGCGGGATGTCGGCGTTCAGCGTTTCGCGGATCGGCTTGCCGTTGTCCCACGACTCGGCCAGCGCGATGGACTCGAGGTTCTCCTCGATGCGGTCGGCGATCTTGTTGAGGATCACCGCCCGTTCGGCCGCCGAAGTCTTGCCCCAGGCCGGCGCGGCGGCGTGGGCGGCGTCGAGCGCCTTCTCGACGTCGCTCTCGTCGGAGCGCGGCACCTCGGTGAACGACTCACCGGTCACCGGCGTCGGGTTCTCGAAGTAGCGGCCCGCGTTCGGCGGGACCCACTGACCGCCGATGAAATTCTCGTAGCGGGGCTTGAACGACATCAGCGAGCCGTCGGTCCCCGGTCGGGCATACACAGTCATAGTGGTACTCCTGCTCGTGTGGTGTGCGTCACTGAAGGTACGCGCGCCACCGTTGCAGCACGGTTGCATCACCAGGAGCAGATCAGCCGAATTCGAAGTCCAGTCCCGCGAGGTGCCCACCCGCGCGGGCGCGGGCGACCGCGTTCAGCCCGGCACAGTCGCGCAGCGCCTGCCAGCCGTCACGGTCGTCGCGGCCTTCGGGCAGCTCGAGCCAGCGTCGCAGCAGCCCGACGCGCCCCTGCGCGCTCTCGGCGAGGACGGCCTCGCGCAGTGTCGCCGACAGCTGCGTGCGCAGCCGCGCCACCGCCGGGGACACCGACTGGGTGAGCAGCGGCCCGGTGTACCGGTTCAGCGCCGCCTCGACGTCGCCGGCGTCCAGCGCGTCGAACACCTCGCCGATGTCGCTGGTGATCGGCGCCAGCAGCCGGTAGGGCCGCGAGCCGAGGTTCTCGGCGCCGATGACCTTGCGCAGCCGCGACATCTCGGCGCGCACGGTGACGACGTCGAGGTCCTTGTCGTCGAGCAGCACCGCGAGGTGGTCGGCCGACAAGCCCTCGGGATGCCGGCTCAGCAGCACCAGGATGTCGGCGTGCCTGCCGGTCAGATGGGTGGCCTGCAGGTGGCCGTAGCTGTCGGTGGTGACCCAGCGGGGCCGGTCCCCGCCGAGCACCACCAGGTGCGGCTTGCGCGCTGCCGGCTCAGCCGCGACGCCCGCCAACCGCAGCAGTGCCAGATGGTTCTCGACGGCCACCGCCGTGGCGCGCACCAGCGCCAGCGTCTGCGACGACGCGACCTGGGCGCCGCCGGTCAGGTCGATCGCGCCGAGCAGCGCCCCGGTGGTCGGGTCGTGCACGGGTGCGGCGGTGCAGCTCCACGGCTGCACGATG
This window contains:
- a CDS encoding helix-turn-helix domain-containing protein — translated: MADTEERRVATAKTTNGRATTRPSPSALRTVHERFIAGEVDADYLNSSLRPVVAQSWERSLAVGVDPDFHGARPAEAVTAIARLRDTHPLAPALPVIRRLLVNDAVDSGVVVAVSAADGTLLWVEGDPTACRKAEAMNFVPGADWSERGAGTNAPGTALALDRELQIHGSEHFSRIVQPWSCTAAPVHDPTTGALLGAIDLTGGAQVASSQTLALVRATAVAVENHLALLRLAGVAAEPAARKPHLVVLGGDRPRWVTTDSYGHLQATHLTGRHADILVLLSRHPEGLSADHLAVLLDDKDLDVVTVRAEMSRLRKVIGAENLGSRPYRLLAPITSDIGEVFDALDAGDVEAALNRYTGPLLTQSVSPAVARLRTQLSATLREAVLAESAQGRVGLLRRWLELPEGRDDRDGWQALRDCAGLNAVARARAGGHLAGLDFEFG